A window from Fervidicoccaceae archaeon encodes these proteins:
- a CDS encoding replication factor C small subunit, producing the protein MSGADSHLLWAEKYRPRSLSEIINQEDVVVRLKRFVEEKNIPHMLFAGPPGTGKTTAALAFAHDLYGEGYQQYILEMNASDERGIEDIRTKVKEFARARVVGTVPFKLIILDEADNMTADAQQALRRMMENFTSTSRFILIANYASKIIEPIQSRTALFRFTPLSREQVVSRLKWIAEREGIKYEDKALDAIYEISEGDMRKAINLLQSSSGVGKVTVEVVYKVIGLAQPKEIREMVSSALEGRFDLARERLRRLMIDYGLSGVDIIKQVHREIFGPDLQLSEEQRLLIADYAGEILFRMVEGADDEIQMNSFLAWLVLLGRRISQE; encoded by the coding sequence TTGTCTGGCGCTGATTCGCACTTACTCTGGGCTGAAAAGTATAGACCTAGGTCTCTCAGTGAGATAATAAATCAAGAGGATGTTGTTGTGAGATTGAAAAGATTTGTTGAGGAAAAAAACATACCACATATGCTCTTTGCTGGACCTCCTGGTACAGGAAAAACAACTGCAGCTCTTGCTTTTGCTCATGATTTATACGGCGAAGGGTATCAGCAATACATCCTAGAAATGAACGCTTCGGATGAGAGGGGTATAGAGGACATAAGAACTAAGGTGAAAGAATTCGCTAGAGCAAGAGTGGTGGGAACTGTTCCCTTCAAGCTCATAATATTGGATGAAGCAGATAACATGACAGCTGATGCTCAGCAAGCTTTGAGGAGGATGATGGAGAACTTTACCTCCACTAGCAGGTTCATTCTCATAGCTAATTATGCTAGCAAAATAATTGAACCGATCCAGTCGAGAACTGCTCTGTTCAGATTCACTCCATTGAGCAGAGAACAGGTTGTGAGTAGGCTGAAATGGATAGCAGAGAGAGAGGGGATTAAATATGAAGATAAGGCACTTGACGCGATCTATGAGATAAGCGAAGGAGACATGAGAAAGGCAATCAATTTATTACAGTCATCAAGCGGAGTCGGAAAGGTCACTGTGGAGGTTGTCTACAAAGTCATAGGTCTAGCACAGCCGAAGGAAATAAGGGAAATGGTGAGTAGCGCTTTGGAGGGAAGATTTGATCTGGCCAGAGAGCGCCTCAGGAGGCTAATGATAGATTATGGACTGAGCGGTGTAGATATAATAAAGCAAGTGCATAGAGAGATCTTCGGTCCAGATCTCCAGCTATCAGAAGAGCAGCGCCTTCTCATAGCTGATTATGCAGGAGAGATCCTATTTCGGATGGTTGAAGGAGCTGATGATGAAATACAGATGAATAGCTTTTTGGCTTGGCTCGTTCTTCTCGGTAGAAGAATATCGCAGGAATGA